In one window of Lacticaseibacillus casei DSM 20011 = JCM 1134 = ATCC 393 DNA:
- a CDS encoding MIP/aquaporin family protein codes for MWTQALGEFIGTFVLILLGDGVVAGVSLNKSKANGAGWVAITLGWGLAVTMGVYTAAFLGPAHLNPAVTVAFAAIGKFPWAWVMPFIIAQLLGALLGAAAVWLHYYPHWAATKDPAATLGVFATGPAIRSYAANFISEFIGTAVLIFGLLAFTKGKWTDGLNPIGVGILITAIGLSLGGTTGYAINPARDLGPRLAHAILPIANKGDSDWPYAWVPVLGPLAGGVAGALIFAALP; via the coding sequence ATGTGGACACAAGCATTAGGTGAATTCATTGGTACCTTCGTTTTAATCCTCCTCGGCGATGGTGTCGTCGCAGGCGTGTCACTGAACAAATCCAAAGCTAATGGTGCTGGCTGGGTTGCCATTACCTTAGGGTGGGGATTGGCCGTGACCATGGGCGTTTATACCGCAGCTTTCTTAGGACCGGCACACCTTAACCCCGCAGTCACCGTAGCATTTGCTGCGATTGGCAAATTCCCCTGGGCATGGGTCATGCCATTTATCATCGCCCAGTTACTGGGTGCGTTGCTCGGAGCAGCTGCTGTCTGGTTGCATTACTACCCGCACTGGGCAGCCACCAAGGATCCCGCAGCAACCTTAGGCGTCTTTGCTACCGGTCCGGCCATTCGCAGTTACGCGGCCAACTTCATTTCCGAGTTCATTGGAACTGCCGTCTTGATTTTCGGACTGTTAGCCTTCACCAAAGGCAAATGGACAGATGGTCTGAATCCAATCGGCGTCGGCATCCTGATCACCGCGATTGGCTTATCACTTGGCGGCACCACCGGTTATGCCATTAACCCGGCCCGAGACCTTGGCCCGCGGTTGGCGCACGCCATTTTACCAATTGCCAACAAAGGCGACTCCGACTGGCCATATGCCTGGGTACCGGTTTTAGGCCCACTGGCAGGCGGCGTGGCTGGCGCGCTGATCTTTGCAGCTTTGCCATAA
- the glpO gene encoding type 1 glycerol-3-phosphate oxidase yields MAFSSETRKQTIEQLKQNELDLLVVGGGITGAGVAIQAAASGIKTGLIEMQDFAEGTSSRSTKLVHGGIRYLKTFDVGVVADTVKERAVVQGIAPHIPRPFPMLLPIFQEPGSTFDMFSIKIAMDLYDRLANVEGSQYANYTVTKDEILQREPQLEKDGLQGGGVYLDFVNNDARLVIENIKEAAELGGLMASRVKAIGVLHNDAGQVIGLRVKDLLDDSEFDIHAKLVINTTGPWSDKFKALDKNENQAPTLRPTKGVHLVVDGSRLPVPQPTYMDTGLNDGRMFFVVPREGKTYFGTTDTDYTGDFKHPRVEQADVDYLLKVINKRFPESHITIDDIEASWAGLRPLIANNGSSDYNGGGANTGKVSDDSFEALVKVVNDYEDNQATRSDVEHAISKLETAHAEASLSPSQISRGSSLHQADDGMITLSGGKITDYRKMAAGALALIRRVLAEKFATETRTVDSKKLQVSGGHFDPTNVDDTIAFYTRIGIDAGMPEKDAADLANRYGSNISRVVTYADGQPAPGLSLKETMSLRYSINEEMTLTPVDYLLRRTNAILFHAETLADLKQPVVDEMARILGWDEATKAQQLADLEQAISESRLDDLKKAPASAPQA; encoded by the coding sequence ATGGCATTTTCAAGTGAAACCCGCAAACAAACGATTGAACAATTAAAGCAAAACGAACTGGATCTTCTGGTTGTCGGTGGCGGCATTACCGGTGCTGGGGTTGCGATTCAGGCGGCCGCAAGTGGCATCAAGACCGGCTTGATCGAAATGCAGGACTTTGCTGAAGGAACTAGCTCACGTTCGACCAAACTGGTCCATGGCGGCATTCGTTACCTCAAGACGTTTGATGTTGGTGTGGTTGCCGATACTGTCAAGGAACGCGCGGTTGTTCAAGGCATTGCCCCACACATTCCACGGCCATTCCCGATGTTACTGCCGATTTTCCAAGAACCTGGCAGCACTTTCGACATGTTCAGCATCAAAATCGCAATGGATCTTTATGATCGACTGGCAAACGTTGAAGGCTCGCAATACGCCAACTACACCGTTACGAAAGATGAAATTCTACAGCGTGAACCGCAGCTGGAAAAAGATGGCCTGCAAGGCGGTGGCGTTTACCTCGACTTCGTAAACAATGATGCTCGCCTGGTTATCGAAAACATCAAAGAAGCGGCTGAACTCGGTGGGCTCATGGCTAGCCGCGTGAAGGCGATCGGCGTCTTGCACAATGATGCTGGCCAAGTCATCGGTTTGCGTGTTAAGGATCTTTTGGATGACAGCGAATTCGATATTCATGCCAAACTCGTGATCAACACCACCGGGCCATGGTCCGACAAGTTTAAAGCGCTCGATAAGAACGAAAATCAGGCCCCAACCCTGCGCCCAACTAAAGGGGTTCATTTGGTTGTCGATGGTTCCCGTCTGCCGGTACCGCAACCGACCTACATGGATACCGGTTTGAATGACGGCCGGATGTTCTTCGTGGTACCACGTGAAGGCAAGACTTATTTTGGCACGACCGATACCGATTATACCGGCGACTTCAAGCATCCACGCGTAGAACAAGCCGATGTGGATTATCTGCTGAAAGTGATCAACAAGCGCTTCCCGGAAAGCCACATTACAATTGACGACATCGAAGCCAGCTGGGCCGGTCTGCGTCCACTGATTGCCAATAACGGCAGCTCCGATTATAACGGCGGTGGCGCCAATACCGGTAAAGTTTCCGATGATTCGTTCGAAGCCTTGGTCAAAGTCGTTAACGATTACGAAGACAACCAGGCAACCCGCTCCGATGTTGAGCACGCCATTTCCAAACTAGAAACCGCCCATGCCGAAGCGTCCTTGAGCCCATCCCAGATTTCCCGCGGCAGTTCGCTTCACCAAGCCGATGACGGCATGATCACGCTGTCCGGTGGAAAAATTACCGACTACCGGAAAATGGCGGCTGGCGCCCTCGCCTTGATTCGTCGTGTCTTGGCTGAAAAATTTGCGACCGAAACCCGCACCGTTGATTCTAAAAAGCTTCAAGTCTCCGGCGGTCATTTTGATCCGACCAACGTTGACGATACGATTGCTTTCTACACCCGGATTGGAATTGACGCCGGAATGCCGGAAAAAGACGCAGCCGACCTTGCCAATCGCTACGGCTCCAACATCAGTCGCGTGGTCACGTATGCTGACGGCCAGCCGGCACCGGGTCTGAGTCTCAAGGAAACCATGAGTCTGCGCTATTCAATCAATGAAGAAATGACGCTGACGCCGGTTGATTACCTGTTGCGCCGGACCAATGCCATTCTTTTCCATGCCGAAACGCTGGCTGACTTGAAACAGCCGGTGGTAGACGAAATGGCCCGCATCTTGGGTTGGGACGAAGCCACAAAGGCACAACAGTTGGCTGATTTGGAACAAGCGATCAGTGAGAGTCGGTTGGATGACTTGAAGAAGGCGCCGGCTTCGGCTCCTCAAGCCTAG
- the glpK gene encoding glycerol kinase GlpK, with translation MTNEQQYILAIDEGTTSTRTIIIDHNGQKVADAQREFPQYFPHPGWVEHNANEIWNAALSTIATAFIESHIQPRQIVGIGITNQRETTVVWDKQTGLPIYNAIVWQSRQTSEIADQLKADGYDDLIHDATGLLIDSYFSATKIRWILDHVPGAQERAEKGELLFGTIDTWLSWKLSGGAIHVTDYTNASRTMLFNIHKLDWDDEILHILNIPKQMLPEVRSNSEIYGDAAAYHFFGSTVPIAGMVGDQQAALFGQLAIQPGMVKNTYGTGAFIVMNTGDKPTLSNHNLLTTIGYGLDGKVTYALEGSVFVAGSAIQWLRDAMKMIERSSDSEAAALASKSQNEVYVVPAFTGLGAPYWDSDARGAIFGITRGTTREDFIKATLQSLAYQSRDVVDTMNADTGMPIPALRVDGGAANNDYLMQFQADILGIPIERAANLETTAMGAAFFAGLATGFWNNTDELQSIVKVGKRFEPQMDAVDRDYLYEGWKQAVAATQMYKHTDKHN, from the coding sequence GTGACAAACGAACAACAATATATTTTAGCGATTGATGAAGGAACGACCAGCACCCGGACCATCATCATCGACCATAATGGGCAAAAAGTGGCGGATGCACAACGCGAGTTTCCGCAGTATTTTCCGCATCCCGGTTGGGTAGAGCATAACGCTAACGAAATCTGGAACGCTGCCCTATCAACGATCGCCACGGCTTTCATTGAATCACATATTCAGCCGCGGCAAATCGTCGGAATCGGCATCACGAATCAGCGGGAAACCACGGTTGTCTGGGATAAGCAAACGGGCTTACCGATTTATAACGCCATTGTCTGGCAATCACGGCAAACCAGCGAGATTGCTGATCAGCTCAAAGCCGATGGATACGACGATCTTATTCACGATGCTACAGGCCTGCTGATTGATTCTTACTTCTCAGCAACCAAAATTCGCTGGATTCTGGATCACGTTCCGGGTGCCCAGGAACGTGCGGAAAAAGGTGAACTGCTTTTTGGAACGATCGACACCTGGCTTTCCTGGAAGCTGTCCGGTGGTGCTATTCACGTGACGGATTACACCAACGCCTCCCGAACCATGCTATTTAACATTCATAAGTTAGATTGGGACGACGAGATTCTGCACATTCTAAACATTCCTAAGCAAATGTTGCCGGAAGTCCGCAGTAACTCGGAAATTTATGGCGATGCCGCTGCTTATCACTTCTTCGGCAGCACGGTTCCGATCGCCGGCATGGTCGGGGATCAGCAAGCCGCTTTGTTCGGTCAGTTGGCGATTCAACCAGGTATGGTCAAGAACACTTACGGAACCGGTGCCTTCATTGTCATGAACACCGGCGACAAACCAACCCTTTCCAATCACAACCTGCTGACCACTATTGGCTATGGTCTTGATGGCAAAGTCACTTACGCACTTGAAGGCTCGGTCTTCGTTGCCGGAAGTGCCATTCAATGGCTGCGCGACGCGATGAAAATGATTGAACGCTCAAGTGATTCGGAAGCCGCCGCTTTGGCATCAAAAAGTCAAAATGAAGTCTATGTGGTTCCTGCCTTCACCGGCTTAGGGGCTCCTTACTGGGATTCCGATGCCCGCGGTGCCATTTTTGGTATTACCCGCGGCACGACCCGCGAAGATTTTATTAAGGCAACTTTGCAATCGCTTGCATATCAATCCCGCGATGTTGTCGACACAATGAACGCCGATACCGGTATGCCGATTCCGGCACTGCGCGTTGATGGCGGGGCTGCCAATAATGATTACCTGATGCAATTCCAGGCCGATATTCTAGGGATTCCGATCGAACGGGCCGCTAACCTTGAAACCACCGCGATGGGCGCTGCTTTCTTTGCCGGCTTAGCCACAGGTTTCTGGAACAACACCGATGAACTGCAAAGCATTGTCAAGGTCGGCAAGCGGTTCGAACCACAAATGGACGCCGTCGACCGTGATTATCTGTACGAAGGCTGGAAGCAAGCCGTTGCCGCCACCCAGATGTACAAGCATACGGACAAACACAACTAA
- a CDS encoding glycosyltransferase family 2 protein produces MTNLDLTIIVPTYNLGRYLPATLKTIQEQTIDVELWLIDDASTDRTAQTAADFVRGVPNYHATAFDRHRGIGTARNFGIDHASGRFIAFVDGDDLIAPTFAETLVRGFTPGVVATAVGYDWWHRSRGGPDRFRLLSQAEMFEQVSHHGTEIGGYIWNKAFSHTALDAGNIRYKEQFRIAEDYDFTAEYVAHTRGKYAYNPTVLYKKINRPNSTMHNFSWDDRRQEDKIFDHIYQLKQLI; encoded by the coding sequence ATGACAAATTTGGATTTAACCATCATTGTGCCAACGTACAATCTTGGCCGGTATCTGCCGGCTACCCTTAAAACCATTCAGGAACAAACAATTGATGTGGAACTGTGGCTCATCGATGATGCTTCAACAGATCGGACGGCTCAAACAGCGGCCGATTTTGTGCGCGGCGTGCCAAATTACCATGCTACGGCTTTTGATCGTCATCGTGGTATTGGCACAGCCCGCAACTTTGGGATTGATCATGCCAGTGGTCGGTTTATTGCTTTCGTTGATGGTGACGATTTGATCGCGCCGACTTTTGCCGAGACACTCGTGCGCGGTTTCACCCCAGGCGTCGTTGCGACCGCGGTTGGTTACGATTGGTGGCATCGCAGCCGCGGCGGTCCTGATCGCTTCCGCTTATTGTCCCAGGCCGAAATGTTTGAACAGGTTTCCCATCACGGAACGGAAATCGGCGGGTATATCTGGAACAAAGCCTTTTCCCACACCGCTTTGGACGCCGGCAACATTCGCTACAAAGAGCAGTTTCGGATTGCTGAAGACTATGACTTCACCGCCGAATATGTTGCCCATACCCGCGGCAAGTATGCTTACAATCCAACGGTTCTGTACAAAAAAATCAACCGGCCGAACAGCACCATGCACAACTTCTCTTGGGACGACCGGCGACAGGAAGACAAGATTTTTGATCACATTTATCAACTCAAACAACTCATCTAA
- a CDS encoding galactokinase, whose protein sequence is MNSTDVTKGFTEQFGKQAEHTFFAPGRINLIGEHTDYNGGHVFPCAISLGTYAAVGANEDNAFRLYSANFPKVGIIDIPFPNLFQEKRGLWTDYFQGMARVMKTAGINYTHGLNVYINGNLPDGAGLSSSASLEMLVGTILNNLFDGGFAPLDLVKFGVKVENDYIGVNSGIMDQFAIEMGRANQATLLDTNTMKYEYLPVEMGDNVIVIMNTNKRRELADSKYNERRSECEKALAMLQKGIKVKSLGQLTEDEFDENTYLIYDPILIKRARHAVFENQRTLTAAQALQKGDLTTFGKLVSASGVSLAFDYEVTGVELDTLVTNALKQRGVLGARMTGAGFGGCAIAIVNSADVEDFISNVGKAYTKKIGYDAHFYVADIADEAKQLN, encoded by the coding sequence GTGAACAGTACAGATGTCACGAAAGGTTTTACGGAGCAATTTGGTAAGCAGGCGGAGCATACGTTCTTCGCGCCGGGACGGATTAACCTGATCGGCGAACATACCGATTACAATGGCGGGCACGTTTTCCCTTGCGCGATTTCGCTTGGTACTTATGCCGCAGTTGGTGCGAATGAAGACAATGCGTTCCGGTTGTATTCAGCTAACTTCCCGAAGGTTGGTATTATCGACATTCCGTTCCCGAATCTTTTCCAGGAAAAGCGCGGTTTGTGGACGGATTATTTCCAGGGTATGGCGCGCGTGATGAAGACGGCGGGGATTAATTATACCCACGGCCTGAACGTTTATATTAATGGTAATTTGCCGGATGGCGCCGGCTTGTCGAGCTCAGCTTCATTGGAAATGCTGGTCGGCACGATTCTGAACAATCTTTTTGATGGCGGATTCGCCCCGTTGGATTTGGTTAAGTTCGGTGTGAAAGTCGAAAACGATTATATCGGCGTTAACTCCGGGATCATGGATCAGTTTGCCATCGAAATGGGCCGCGCCAACCAAGCAACCTTGCTGGACACGAACACGATGAAATACGAGTATCTGCCGGTTGAAATGGGCGATAACGTCATCGTCATCATGAACACCAACAAGCGTCGCGAATTGGCTGATTCCAAGTACAACGAACGCCGCAGTGAATGCGAAAAGGCTTTGGCGATGCTGCAAAAAGGCATCAAAGTAAAGAGTCTAGGTCAGCTGACTGAAGACGAATTTGACGAAAATACCTACCTCATTTATGACCCGATTCTGATCAAACGTGCCCGCCATGCGGTTTTTGAAAACCAACGGACACTGACGGCAGCACAAGCATTGCAAAAAGGCGACCTGACGACCTTCGGCAAGCTGGTTTCCGCCTCTGGGGTTTCCTTGGCCTTTGATTATGAAGTTACCGGCGTTGAACTCGATACTTTGGTAACCAACGCCTTGAAACAGCGCGGCGTCTTAGGGGCACGGATGACCGGTGCCGGTTTTGGCGGCTGCGCGATTGCGATTGTCAACAGCGCTGACGTTGAGGACTTTATTAGTAACGTTGGCAAGGCTTATACTAAAAAGATCGGCTATGATGCCCACTTCTATGTGGCAGACATTGCCGACGAAGCTAAGCAGTTAAACTAG
- the galE gene encoding UDP-glucose 4-epimerase GalE has product MTIAVLGGAGYIGSHTVKQLLADGEDVIVLDNLITGHRKAVDPRARFYQGDIRDYHFLSQVFSKEKIDGIVHFAAFSIVPESMKDPLKYFDNNTGGMITLLEAMNQFGIKKIVFSSTAATYGEPKQVPIKETDPQVPTNPYGESKLAMEKIMHWADIAYGLKFVALRYFNVAGAMPDGSIGEDHHPETHLIPIILQVAAGTRTGLQIYGDDYPTKDGTNVRDYVHVVDLADAHVLALKYLNAGNQSSAFNIGSAHGFSNLEILNAARKVTGQKIPATMAPRRAGDPSTLIASSDKARDILGWKPNYDDIDKIIETAWNWHENHPEGFGDRN; this is encoded by the coding sequence ATGACAATTGCAGTTTTAGGTGGCGCAGGCTACATCGGTTCACATACGGTTAAGCAACTATTGGCTGACGGGGAAGATGTTATTGTTTTAGACAACTTGATTACCGGTCATCGCAAGGCGGTTGATCCGCGCGCCCGGTTTTATCAAGGCGACATTCGCGATTACCACTTCCTGAGCCAAGTCTTCAGCAAGGAAAAGATCGACGGCATCGTGCACTTTGCGGCCTTTTCGATTGTGCCGGAATCCATGAAAGATCCGCTGAAGTATTTTGACAACAACACCGGTGGCATGATCACGCTGCTTGAAGCGATGAACCAGTTTGGCATTAAAAAGATTGTCTTCTCATCGACCGCTGCTACTTATGGCGAACCGAAGCAGGTGCCGATTAAGGAAACCGATCCGCAAGTGCCAACCAACCCATACGGCGAAAGCAAACTGGCCATGGAAAAGATCATGCATTGGGCCGACATTGCTTATGGTCTGAAGTTTGTTGCGCTGCGGTACTTCAATGTGGCTGGGGCAATGCCGGATGGTTCGATTGGTGAAGATCACCATCCGGAAACGCACTTGATTCCAATCATCTTGCAGGTTGCGGCAGGTACTCGTACCGGTCTGCAAATCTATGGCGATGATTATCCAACCAAGGACGGCACCAATGTTCGTGATTATGTGCATGTCGTTGATTTGGCTGATGCGCACGTGCTGGCATTGAAGTATCTGAACGCGGGCAATCAGTCATCGGCCTTCAATATCGGCTCCGCTCATGGCTTCTCGAACTTGGAGATTTTGAATGCTGCCCGTAAAGTAACCGGACAGAAGATTCCGGCAACCATGGCACCGCGGCGTGCAGGCGACCCAAGTACCTTAATCGCCAGTTCAGACAAGGCCCGCGATATTTTGGGCTGGAAACCGAACTATGACGACATCGACAAAATTATCGAGACTGCCTGGAACTGGCATGAGAATCATCCGGAAGGCTTTGGTGACCGTAATTGA
- a CDS encoding UDP-glucose--hexose-1-phosphate uridylyltransferase produces the protein MTAITNHIETIIKLNPDYTHMDAVYLTNKLLNLIGDAALDLPGDEDPLKNLDLMVQAAQDNGKIPDSQSARQILEAQLMDFATPTPSRVNQMFWDKYQAGPRVATDWFFALSRANNYIQTRAIAKNLVFPAKTEYGDLEITVNLSKPEKDPKDIAAAAHAQSGYPACALCLQTEGYAGRSNFAARTNHRIIRFLLGGKTWGFQYSPYAYFNEHAIFLDAIHEPMVIDQSTFENLLAIVAMFPTYFVGSNADLPIVGGSMLAHEHYQGGRHTFPMAKAPIETQVEISGHPHVFAGIVKWPMSVIRLVSADREELVNAAEHVRQVWDQYTDESVDVRAFVDGKPHHTVTPIARRVGSEYQLDLVLRDNQTSKQYPDGIFHPHQDVQHIKKENIGLIEVMGRAILPARLKTELAEVQKYLLGEANDMKPMHKAWADQLKAKYQWTPENAEAQLQEAVGRVFARVLEDAGVFKRDEIGQEAFGRFCRTL, from the coding sequence TTGACCGCAATTACCAATCATATTGAGACCATTATTAAGCTGAATCCTGATTATACCCACATGGACGCCGTGTACCTGACCAACAAGTTGCTGAACCTAATCGGGGATGCGGCACTGGACCTGCCAGGTGATGAGGATCCGTTGAAGAATCTGGATTTGATGGTTCAAGCTGCCCAGGATAACGGTAAAATTCCGGATTCACAGTCAGCCCGCCAGATTCTTGAAGCGCAGCTGATGGATTTTGCCACACCGACTCCGAGTCGCGTCAACCAAATGTTCTGGGATAAGTATCAGGCGGGTCCACGGGTCGCAACTGACTGGTTCTTTGCTTTAAGTCGGGCGAATAATTACATTCAAACCCGGGCGATTGCCAAGAACCTGGTCTTTCCGGCCAAAACCGAGTATGGCGATCTGGAAATCACGGTCAACCTCTCCAAGCCGGAAAAGGATCCGAAAGATATTGCCGCAGCAGCGCATGCTCAGTCTGGTTATCCGGCATGTGCGTTGTGCCTGCAAACGGAAGGTTATGCGGGTCGCAGTAATTTTGCCGCACGTACCAACCACCGGATTATCCGCTTCCTGTTAGGTGGGAAAACCTGGGGCTTCCAGTACTCGCCTTATGCGTATTTCAATGAGCACGCGATCTTTTTGGATGCCATTCATGAACCGATGGTGATCGATCAGAGCACGTTTGAAAATCTGCTGGCGATTGTGGCCATGTTCCCGACGTATTTTGTCGGCTCCAACGCTGACTTGCCAATTGTTGGCGGTTCGATGCTGGCTCACGAGCATTATCAAGGTGGCCGGCATACGTTTCCGATGGCTAAGGCACCGATTGAGACCCAAGTCGAGATTAGTGGACATCCACATGTTTTCGCCGGTATCGTGAAGTGGCCGATGAGCGTGATTCGCTTGGTCAGCGCTGATCGCGAAGAACTGGTGAATGCTGCAGAGCATGTTCGGCAGGTATGGGATCAGTATACGGATGAATCCGTTGACGTACGGGCGTTTGTGGACGGTAAGCCGCACCACACCGTAACGCCGATTGCCCGTCGTGTCGGCTCCGAATACCAGTTGGATTTGGTTTTGCGTGACAATCAGACCAGTAAGCAGTATCCTGACGGTATTTTCCACCCGCATCAGGATGTCCAACATATTAAAAAGGAAAATATCGGACTGATTGAAGTGATGGGACGTGCCATTTTACCGGCACGGCTCAAAACAGAATTGGCTGAAGTGCAAAAATATTTGTTGGGTGAAGCCAACGACATGAAGCCGATGCACAAAGCCTGGGCGGACCAGCTCAAGGCCAAATACCAGTGGACGCCGGAGAATGCAGAGGCCCAGCTGCAAGAAGCCGTGGGCCGCGTCTTCGCCCGCGTGCTGGAAGATGCCGGCGTGTTCAAACGCGATGAAATCGGCCAGGAAGCGTTTGGCCGCTTCTGCCGCACACTTTAA
- a CDS encoding LacI family DNA-binding transcriptional regulator: MTTITDIAKAAGVSIATVSRILNYDATLAVTPETRQRVLKTAEKLAYKPRRRKRVPTQTTIALVQWRSEQEELNDLYYLQIQYAIEAKAAGVGYHLQNFHLEQLDSDSVANIQGIIALGKYDAGEVAKMKALGFPVVFVDQNMLAFDCDSVTADYAGPIKEIIEHFRKVGIDDIGFLGGLETSRSGREQFQDVRTVTFDRVAKDAELARPEFRLIGEFTPDSGYRLMKKAIETLGDQLPHGFIIANDTMAVGALRALNEAGLAVPQRVSVISFNDVAVAKFTTPPLSTVHAATDQMGQTAVELLQARLSDAKRVPRQVNFKSELVMRASSL, from the coding sequence ATGACCACGATTACAGATATTGCGAAGGCGGCGGGGGTGTCGATCGCTACGGTTTCGCGAATTTTGAATTATGACGCGACGCTGGCTGTGACGCCAGAAACGCGGCAGCGCGTTTTGAAAACCGCTGAGAAACTAGCGTATAAACCGCGACGACGCAAACGGGTGCCCACTCAGACAACGATAGCCCTTGTCCAATGGCGCAGTGAGCAGGAAGAACTGAATGATCTTTATTACCTGCAAATTCAATATGCGATTGAAGCCAAGGCGGCCGGTGTCGGCTACCATTTGCAGAATTTTCACCTTGAACAGCTGGATAGCGACAGTGTTGCCAACATCCAAGGCATCATTGCTTTAGGTAAATATGATGCAGGCGAAGTGGCTAAAATGAAAGCATTGGGCTTTCCGGTGGTCTTTGTCGATCAGAACATGCTAGCGTTCGACTGCGACTCGGTCACCGCCGATTACGCCGGGCCGATTAAAGAGATCATTGAGCATTTTCGTAAAGTCGGCATTGACGATATTGGCTTTCTCGGCGGACTTGAGACGAGTCGCAGCGGCCGCGAGCAGTTTCAGGATGTACGCACGGTAACGTTTGATCGTGTGGCGAAGGACGCCGAACTCGCACGCCCTGAGTTTCGGTTAATCGGCGAATTTACGCCGGATTCAGGCTACCGCTTGATGAAAAAGGCGATCGAAACGTTAGGCGATCAATTGCCGCACGGCTTCATTATCGCCAATGACACCATGGCGGTCGGCGCGTTGCGGGCGTTGAACGAGGCTGGCTTAGCAGTGCCGCAACGGGTGTCTGTCATCAGCTTTAACGATGTGGCGGTCGCCAAGTTCACGACCCCGCCACTGTCCACGGTTCATGCGGCCACGGATCAAATGGGACAGACTGCCGTTGAGTTACTGCAGGCAAGGCTGAGTGATGCCAAGCGGGTGCCGCGCCAAGTCAATTTTAAGAGTGAGCTGGTGATGCGGGCTAGCAGTTTGTAG
- a CDS encoding RNA-guided endonuclease InsQ/TnpB family protein, protein MIKTHKIKLYPNATMRRELERLFNYRRFCWNQALETWNAMYDASLVMVDKTLRPNERKVRDELVWNKTDWQYEQSARVLQLAVKDLDKAWKNYFNPKMPDHDKPNWKSKKRSRKTFKTDRAQLVTGKLRLDKPHGAGVWYDIKLAEQPRWQGELKQVCIVQDADGYYASFSIEVQTSVEKRPVLTVTGVDANIGKFDYQTSTGYATQPTLPDRLPLLYTRIAHYQRQLARKRKVNPKHFNSAAYRTMRTKLKRQYQRVERIQTDLLQKFTTRLITDYDLIGIEDLDNRHMRMNKRLAKNLHRSLFGKFKVIMQYKADWYGNTLVLADRFYPSTQRCSRCGYVKTADERITLRGNLKHRTGHDDYHCYRCGVKLRRDENAVENLTAYAKSKVTG, encoded by the coding sequence TTGATTAAAACGCATAAGATTAAACTCTATCCCAACGCAACCATGCGGCGTGAACTGGAACGATTGTTTAACTATCGCCGGTTTTGCTGGAATCAGGCCCTCGAAACTTGGAATGCCATGTACGACGCATCTCTGGTGATGGTGGACAAAACACTGCGACCTAATGAACGTAAAGTACGGGACGAACTGGTTTGGAACAAAACCGACTGGCAGTACGAACAGTCAGCCCGAGTTTTACAGCTCGCCGTTAAAGATCTAGATAAGGCTTGGAAGAACTACTTCAATCCGAAGATGCCAGATCACGATAAGCCCAACTGGAAATCTAAGAAACGATCTCGCAAAACTTTCAAGACGGATCGCGCGCAACTTGTGACTGGCAAGTTACGTTTAGATAAACCTCATGGTGCTGGTGTCTGGTATGACATCAAACTGGCCGAGCAACCGCGTTGGCAGGGCGAACTGAAACAAGTTTGTATCGTTCAAGACGCTGACGGTTACTATGCTTCCTTTTCAATTGAGGTTCAGACTTCTGTTGAAAAGCGGCCGGTTCTAACTGTCACTGGGGTTGATGCCAACATTGGCAAGTTTGACTATCAAACGTCAACTGGCTATGCGACTCAACCCACCTTGCCTGACCGTCTGCCATTGCTTTACACCCGCATTGCTCATTATCAGCGCCAATTAGCCCGCAAACGGAAAGTAAATCCCAAGCATTTTAACTCCGCGGCTTATCGCACAATGAGAACCAAGTTGAAGCGTCAGTACCAACGAGTTGAACGGATTCAAACGGATTTGCTGCAAAAGTTTACGACGAGGCTTATCACTGATTATGATTTAATTGGGATTGAGGATCTGGATAATCGCCATATGCGCATGAATAAACGTCTCGCGAAGAACCTGCATCGATCATTGTTTGGTAAGTTCAAAGTGATCATGCAGTACAAGGCTGACTGGTATGGCAATACGTTGGTGCTGGCGGATCGTTTTTACCCCAGCACCCAGCGTTGTTCACGATGTGGTTATGTGAAAACCGCTGATGAACGCATCACGCTGAGAGGCAACTTGAAACATCGTACCGGTCACGATGACTATCATTGTTACCGGTGCGGGGTGAAGCTGCGGCGAGACGAAAATGCGGTTGAAAATCTAACTGCTTATGCGAAATCGAAGGTTACGGGGTAG